From one Nycticebus coucang isolate mNycCou1 chromosome 14, mNycCou1.pri, whole genome shotgun sequence genomic stretch:
- the LOC128564314 gene encoding olfactory receptor 5M11, whose amino-acid sequence MWNMTGSAVTEFVLLGLTDCPELQPVLFVLFLAVYLLTLSGNMGMIMLIRLDSRLHTPMYFFLSNLAFVDLCYTSNATPQMLTNFLLEKKTISFAGCFTQCYIFIALLLTEYYILAAMAYDRYVAICSPLRYSARMSRRVCICLAMFPYVYGFSDGLFQAILTFRLTFCRSNVINHFYCADPPLIKLSCSDPYVKEHAMLISAGFNLSSSLTIILVSYAFIIAAILRIKSAEGRHKAFSTCGSHMLAVTLFYGTLFCMYVRPPTDKTVEESKIISVFYTFVSPVLNPLIYSLRNRDVKQAFRNVLRRNIVTIVTTPSLSNRE is encoded by the coding sequence ATGTGGAACATGACTGGCAGTGCAGTAACCGAGTTTGTTCTCCTTGGGCTCACGGATTGTCCAGAGCTCCAGCCTGTGCTCTTCGTGCTGTTCCTTGCGGTTTACCTCCTCACCCTCTCGGGCAATATGGGCATGATAATGCTGATCAGACTGGACTCCCGCCTTCACAcgcccatgtacttcttcctcagTAACTTAGCTTTTGTAGACCTGTGCTATACCTCAAACGCAACCCCACAGATGCTGACTAATTTCTTATTAGAGAAGAAGACCATTTCCTTTGCTGGCTGTTTTACACAGTGTTACATTTTCATTGCGCTTCTCCTCACCGAGTATTACATTCTGGCAGCAATGGCCtatgaccgctatgtggccatATGCAGCCCTCTGCGGTACAGTGCGAGGATGTCCAGGCGAGTGTGCATTTGCCTGGCCATGTTTCCTTACGTCTATGGCTTCTCAGATGGGCTATTCCAGGCCATCCTGACCTTCCGTCTGACCTTCTGCAGATCCAACGTCATCAACCACTTCTACTGTGCAGACCCGCCACTCATTAAGCTTTCTTGCTCTGATCCCTATGTcaaagaacatgccatgctcatctCAGCTGGCTTCAACCTCTCCAGCTCCCTCACCATCATCCTGGTGTCCTATGCCTTCATTATTGCTGCCATCCTCCGGATCAAATCAGCAGAGGGGAGGCACAAGGCCTTCTCCACCTGTGGTTCCCACATGTTGGCTGTCACCCTGTTCTATGGGACACTCTTCTGCATGTATGTAAGACCTCCAACAGATAAGACTGTGGAGGAATCCAAAATAATATCTGTCTTCTATACCTTTGTCAGTCCAGTGCTTAATCCACTCATCTACAGTCTGCGGAACAGAGATGTTAAGCAGGCTTTCAGGAATGTGCTGAGACGAAATATAGTCACTATTGTGACAACACCTTCACTTTCCAATAGAGAataa
- the LOC128565514 gene encoding olfactory receptor 1030-like produces the protein MVRGNSTLVTEFILLGLTDLPELQPILFVLFLVIYLITVGGNLGMTVLIRIDSRLHTPMYFFLASLSCLDLCYSTNVTPKMLVNFLSEKKTISYAACLVQCYFFIAMVITEYYMLAVMAYDRYVAICNPLLYNSKMSKGLCIRLIAGPYVYGFLSGLMETMWTYRLTFCGSNVINHFYCADPPLIRLSCSDTFIKETSMFVVAGFNLSNSLLIILISYVFILVAILKMRSAEGRRKAFSTCGSHLVAVTVFYGTLFCMYVRPPTDKSVEQSKIIAVFYTFVSPMFNPIIYSLRNKDMKQAFWKLMRRNVLSK, from the coding sequence ATGGTCAGAGGAAATTCCACCTTGGTGACGGAATTTATTCTCTTGGGATTAACGGATCTTCCAGAGCTTCAGCCCATCCTCTTCGTCCTGTTCCTGGTGATCTACCTGATCACTGTGGGGGGGAACCTGGGGATGACGGTGTTGATCAGGATAGATTCACGTctccacacccccatgtacttctttCTTGCCAGTTTGTCCTGCCTGGATTTGTGCTATTCCACTAATGTGACTCCCAAGATGTTGGTGAACTTCTTATCAGAGAAGAAGACCATTTCCTATGCTGCTTGTTTAGTCCAGTGCTACTTTTTCATTGCCATGGTGATTACTGAGTATTATATGCTCGCTGTAATGGCCTATGACAGGTACGTGGCCATCTGTAACCCTTTGCTTTACAACAGCAAAATGTCCAAAGGTCTCTGCATCCGCCTGATCGCTGGTCCGTATGTCTATGGGTTCCTTAGCGGCTTGATGGAAACCATGTGGACGTACCGCTTGACCTTCTGTGGCTCCAATGTCATTAATCATTTCTATTGTGCCGACCCACCCCTCATCCGACTCTCCTGCTCTGACACTTTCATTAAGGAGACATCCATGTTCGTGGTGGCAGGATTTAACCTCTCCAACTCCCTCCTCATAATCCTCATCTCCTACGTCTTCATTCTCGTCGCCATCCTGAAGATGCGTTCTGCTGAGGGCAGGCGCAAGgctttctccacctgtgggtcccACCTGGTGGCGGTGACTGTGTTTTATGGGACCCTGTTCTGCATGTACGTTAGACCACCCACAGACAAATCAGTGGAACAGTCCAAAATCATTGCTGTTTTCTACACTTTTGTAAGCCCTATGTTCAACCCCATCATTTACAGTCTGAGGAACAAGGATATGAAACAAGCTTTTTGGAAACTCATGAGAAGAAATGTGCTTTCAAAGTAA
- the LOC128566004 gene encoding olfactory receptor 5M11-like gives MRNMTGSAVTEFVLLGLTDRPELQPVLFMLFLEVSLLTLLGNVGMIMLIRLDATPQMLTNFLSEKKTISFGGCFTQCYIFIVLLLTEYYILAAMAYDRYVAICSPLRYSVQMSRRVCICLATFPYVYGFSDGLFQDILTFRLTFCRSNVINHFYCADPPLIKLSCSDPYVKERAMPISSGFILSSSLTIILVSYAFIIAAILRIKSAEGRHKDFSTCASPMLAVTLFYGTLFCMYVRPLTDKTVEESKIMSVFYTFVSSVLTTLIYSLWKRDVKQAFRNVLR, from the coding sequence ATGAGGAACATGACTGGCAGTGCAGTAACCGAGTTTGTTCTACTTGGGCTCACGGATCGTCCAGAGCTCCAGCCTGTCCTCTTCATGCTGTTCCTGGAGGTTTCCCTCCTCACCCTCTTGGGCAATGTGGGCATGATAATGCTGATCAGACTGGATGCAACCCCACAGATGCTGACTAATTTCTTATCAGAGAAGAAGACCATTTCCTTTGGTGGCTGTTTTACACAGTGTTACATTTTCATTGTGCTTCTCCTCACGGAGTATTACATTCTGGCAGCAATGGCCtatgaccgctatgtggccatATGCAGCCCTCTGCGGTACAGTGTGCAGATGTCTAGGCGAGTCTGCATTTGCCTGGCCACGTTTCCTTACGTCTATGGCTTCTCAGATGGGCTATTCCAGGACATCCTGACCTTCCGTCTGACCTTCTGCAGATCCAACGTCATCAACCACTTCTACTGTGCAGACCCGCCACTCATTAAGCTTTCTTGCTCTGATCCCTATGTCAAAGAACGTGCCATGCCCATCTCATCTGGCTTCATTCTCTCCAGCTCCCTCACCATCATCCTGGTGTCCTATGCCTTCATTATTGCTGCCATCCTCCGGATCAAATCAGCAGAGGGGAGGCACAAGGACTTCTCCACCTGTGCTTCCCCCATGTTGGCTGTCACCCTGTTCTACGGGACACTCTTCTGCATGTATGTAAGACCTCTGACAGATAAGACGGTGGAAGAATCCAAAATAATGTCTGTCTTCTATACCTTTGTCAGTTCAGTGCTTACTACACTCATCTACAGTCTGTGGAAGAGAGATGTTAAACAGGCTTTCAGGAATGTGCTGAGATGA